From Chthoniobacterales bacterium, a single genomic window includes:
- a CDS encoding DUF1573 domain-containing protein, protein MRSTAALVLILSPVAPLFALTWDQTTIERDTMGEKVNAEFHFTNKAAVPVRIQAVQTSCGCTVAAPQKREYAPGESGTLPVTHDPEGRTGVRAYRITVRTDEDGAKPDELILKVNIARQIEAGVRVAVWEQGEERAAKSIPFKIDARSPVAVTGAQPEKDLVSAEVVDGPAPGEEFLKITPKEDVAPGQTRIRLVTEPPLHDSVSGLFFAVLR, encoded by the coding sequence ATGAGATCTACTGCTGCACTCGTCCTGATCTTGTCGCCAGTTGCGCCGTTATTTGCCCTGACGTGGGACCAGACCACCATCGAGCGTGACACCATGGGCGAGAAAGTAAACGCCGAGTTTCATTTTACCAACAAAGCAGCCGTTCCCGTCCGGATCCAAGCCGTGCAAACCTCCTGCGGTTGCACCGTGGCCGCCCCGCAGAAACGTGAATATGCCCCGGGCGAAAGCGGCACACTCCCCGTGACCCACGATCCGGAAGGACGCACCGGCGTCCGCGCCTACCGCATCACCGTCCGGACCGACGAAGACGGCGCGAAGCCCGACGAACTCATCCTCAAAGTCAACATCGCCCGCCAAATCGAGGCCGGGGTGCGCGTGGCCGTGTGGGAGCAAGGCGAGGAACGCGCGGCCAAGAGTATCCCTTTCAAGATCGATGCGCGCTCACCGGTTGCGGTCACCGGCGCGCAACCGGAAAAAGACCTGGTGTCCGCCGAGGTCGTCGATGGCCCCGCGCCTGGCGAGGAATTTCTCAAGATCACTCCCAAGGAAGATGTCGCACCCGGTCAAACGCGCATTCGTCTCGTCACCGAACCTCCGTTGCATGATTCAGTGAGCGGACTCTTCTTCGCGGTCCTGCGCTGA
- a CDS encoding rhodanese-like domain-containing protein: MFSRKIRSPVILLLALLTLGAGLAWKHWSVPNHSIIGEIETVEWEETKPRVTAGEWVLVDARSEKRFANGHLPKAYSLPADAPSEYLRFAVEEWPPDSVVVAYCGSPSCSLAAELATRLREEAGLEGVRVLTGNYFKDLYQTGRDAGTRSAQDREEESAH; this comes from the coding sequence ATGTTTTCTCGTAAAATCCGGTCTCCCGTCATTCTGCTGCTCGCCCTGCTTACGCTTGGCGCTGGATTGGCCTGGAAGCACTGGTCTGTTCCTAATCATTCGATTATAGGCGAAATTGAGACTGTCGAGTGGGAGGAGACAAAGCCTCGCGTAACGGCCGGTGAATGGGTGCTTGTTGATGCGCGGAGCGAGAAAAGGTTCGCTAACGGCCACCTTCCCAAGGCGTATTCCCTGCCGGCGGACGCTCCTTCGGAGTACCTGCGATTCGCCGTGGAAGAATGGCCCCCGGATAGCGTTGTGGTTGCCTATTGCGGTTCGCCTTCGTGCAGTCTCGCGGCGGAGCTGGCAACGCGGCTGCGCGAGGAGGCCGGGCTGGAGGGCGTGCGCGTCCTTACGGGAAACTACTTCAAAGACCTCTACCAGACGGGGCGGGATGCGGGAACGCGTTCAGCGCAGGACCGCGAAGAAGAGTCCGCTCACTGA